The Prunus persica cultivar Lovell chromosome G8, Prunus_persica_NCBIv2, whole genome shotgun sequence genome includes a region encoding these proteins:
- the LOC109950688 gene encoding serine/threonine-protein kinase SRK2E isoform X2: MEYASGGELFERICNAGRFSEDEARFFFQQLISGVSYCHAMQVCHRDLKLENTLLDGSPAPRLKICDFGYSKSSVLHSQPKSTVGTPAYIAPEVLLKKEYDGKIADVWSCGVTLYVMLVGAYPFEDPGEPKNFRKTIHRITNVQYSIPDYVHISPECRHLISRIFVAEPEKRITIPEIRNHEWFLKNLPADLMVENTTNSQFEEPDQPMQSIDEIMQIIAEATIPAAGTNSLNQYLAGSLDIDNMEEDLESDPDIDIDSSGEIVYAI; encoded by the exons ATGGAGTATGCATCTGGAGGAGAGCTCTTTGAGCGGATATGCAATGCTGGGCGGTTCAGCGAGGATGAG GCACGCTTCTTTTTCCAACAACTTATATCAGGAGTCAGTTACTGTCATGCAATG CAAGTGTGCCATCGGGACTTGAAGTTGGAGAACACATTGTTAGATGGAAGTCCAGCTCCTCGTTTAAAAATATGTGACTTTGGCTACTCAAAG TCCTCGGTGCTGCATTCACAACCAAAATCAACCGTTGGCACCCCTGCATATATTGCTCCTGAAGTGTTACTTAAGAAAGAATATGATGGCAAG ATTGCAGATGTCTGGTCTTGTGGGGTGACCTTATATGTCATGTTGGTGGGTGCATACCCATTTGAGGATCCTGGGGAGCCTAAAAACTTCCGCAAGACAATACAT cgTATAACAAATGTCCAGTACTCGATTCCTGACTATGTTCACATATCTCCAGAGTGCCGCCATCTAATCTCAAGGATTTTTGTTGCGGAACCAGAGAAG AGGATAACCATTCCTGAGATTAGGAACCATGAGTGGTTTTTGAAGAACCTTCCAGCAGATCTCATGGTTGAAAACACCACAAACAGCCAGTTTGAAGAGCCTGATCAACCCATGCAAAGCATTGATGAGATCATGCAGATAATTGCTGAGGCTACAATACCTGCGGCTGGGACGAACAGCCTCAACCAGTATCTTGCTGGCAGCCTGGACATTGATAACATGGAGGAGGATCTGGAGTCTGATCCCGACATCGACATTGACAGCAG
- the LOC109950688 gene encoding serine/threonine-protein kinase SRK2E isoform X1 yields MDRSVLTVGPGMDMPIMHDSDRYELVRDIGSGNFGVARLMRDKQTDELVAVKYIERGEKIDENVQREIINHRSLRHPNIVRFKEVILTPTHLAIVMEYASGGELFERICNAGRFSEDEARFFFQQLISGVSYCHAMQVCHRDLKLENTLLDGSPAPRLKICDFGYSKSSVLHSQPKSTVGTPAYIAPEVLLKKEYDGKIADVWSCGVTLYVMLVGAYPFEDPGEPKNFRKTIHRITNVQYSIPDYVHISPECRHLISRIFVAEPEKRITIPEIRNHEWFLKNLPADLMVENTTNSQFEEPDQPMQSIDEIMQIIAEATIPAAGTNSLNQYLAGSLDIDNMEEDLESDPDIDIDSSGEIVYAI; encoded by the exons atggaTCGGTCTGTGCTCACAGTTGGGCCAGGCATGGACATGCCGATCATGCATGACAGCGATCGGTACGAGCTCGTTCGTGATATTGGGTCGGGAAATTTCGGGGTTGCCAGGCTTATGAGGGACAAGCAGACTGATGAGCTTGTTGCTGTgaaatatatagagagaggTGAGAAG ATAGATGAAAATGTACAAAGAGAAATTATAAACCACAGGTCATTGAGGCACCCAAACATTGTCCGATTCAAAGAG GTAATATTAACCCCTACTCATCTGGCTATTGTGATGGAGTATGCATCTGGAGGAGAGCTCTTTGAGCGGATATGCAATGCTGGGCGGTTCAGCGAGGATGAG GCACGCTTCTTTTTCCAACAACTTATATCAGGAGTCAGTTACTGTCATGCAATG CAAGTGTGCCATCGGGACTTGAAGTTGGAGAACACATTGTTAGATGGAAGTCCAGCTCCTCGTTTAAAAATATGTGACTTTGGCTACTCAAAG TCCTCGGTGCTGCATTCACAACCAAAATCAACCGTTGGCACCCCTGCATATATTGCTCCTGAAGTGTTACTTAAGAAAGAATATGATGGCAAG ATTGCAGATGTCTGGTCTTGTGGGGTGACCTTATATGTCATGTTGGTGGGTGCATACCCATTTGAGGATCCTGGGGAGCCTAAAAACTTCCGCAAGACAATACAT cgTATAACAAATGTCCAGTACTCGATTCCTGACTATGTTCACATATCTCCAGAGTGCCGCCATCTAATCTCAAGGATTTTTGTTGCGGAACCAGAGAAG AGGATAACCATTCCTGAGATTAGGAACCATGAGTGGTTTTTGAAGAACCTTCCAGCAGATCTCATGGTTGAAAACACCACAAACAGCCAGTTTGAAGAGCCTGATCAACCCATGCAAAGCATTGATGAGATCATGCAGATAATTGCTGAGGCTACAATACCTGCGGCTGGGACGAACAGCCTCAACCAGTATCTTGCTGGCAGCCTGGACATTGATAACATGGAGGAGGATCTGGAGTCTGATCCCGACATCGACATTGACAGCAG
- the LOC18767704 gene encoding LOW QUALITY PROTEIN: pentatricopeptide repeat-containing protein At2g15820, chloroplastic (The sequence of the model RefSeq protein was modified relative to this genomic sequence to represent the inferred CDS: inserted 1 base in 1 codon; deleted 1 base in 1 codon), whose product MLPSRPPKLPVSTLSLTHSSFTFFSSLFSSNPKPKPLPMRSSLSLLRSLTLSLSHHHYHPTHRFPRPISGFPLAVAAKSRRVLALPSSSTFVEHLSGEASQPGENWDLSNVAQGEAFNLDKCFSSADLKHLAVPELEVPELEDLPEQWRRSKLAWLCKELPAHKAGTLSRILNAQKKWMRQEDATYVAVHCMRIRENDVGFRVYKWMMQQHWYRFDFALATKLADYMGKERKFSKCRDIFDDIINQGRVPSESTFHILVVAYLSASVQGCLEEACGIYNRMIQLGGYQPRLSLHNSLFKALVSKPGTSSKHYLKQAEFIFHNLVTTGLEIHKDIYSGLIWLHSCQDTIDKERMTSLRKEMQQAGIEVGRDVLVSILRACSKEGDVEEAESTWLKLLQLDVGLPYQAYVYKMEAYSKVGEPRRSLEIFREMKEQLGSANAVAYHKVIEXLCKAQEVELAESLMTDFINTVLRLSCHLIIDLMNMYFNLGSHDKLESAFFQCLERCRPSRTIYSIYLDSLVKVGNLDKAEEIFDQMQSNGPTGINSRSCNTILSGYLSSGDYVKAEKIFDLMCQKKYDVDSPLMEKIDYVLSLSRKVVKRPVSLKLSKEQREVLVGMLLGGLQIESDEDRKNHMIRFEFSENSSTHSLLRRHMYDQYHEWLHPSCKTSESTDDIPYNFSTISHSYLGFYADQFWPKGRQVIPKLIHRWLTPCALAYWYMYGGHRTSSGDILLKIKGNEEGVEKIVRALKAKSLDCKVKRKGRYFWIGFLGSNSTWFWKLVEPYILDDLKHLLKGGQISDNSAVETENINFGSGSDTDENASESDHTDNDNNL is encoded by the exons ATGCTTCCGAGTAGACCTCCAAAGCTCCCAGTCtccactctctctctaacccactcctccttcaccttcttctcctccctcttctcctcaaaccctaaacctaaACCCCTCCCTATGCGCTCTTCTCTTTCCCTCCTCCGCTCCCTCacactttctctctcacaccaccactaccaccctACCCACCGATTCCCGAGACCCATCTCTGGTTTCCCGCTCGCCGTCGCCGCCAAATCCCGCCGAGTACTCGCCCTTCCCTCTTCCAGTACTTTCGTCGAACACCTTTCGGGCGAGGCCTCGCAGCCAGGGGAGAATTGGGATTTGAGCAATGTTGCGCAGGGCGAGGCTTTCAATTTAGATAAGTGCTTTTCTTCAGCCGACTTGAAGCACCTGGCAGTTCCGGAGCTTGAGGTTCCGGAGCTCGAGGACCTCCCGGAGCAGTGGCGAAGGTCGAAGCTGGCTTGGCTTTGTAAGGAACTGCCGGCGCATAAGGCCGGCACGTTGAGTCGGATACTCAATGCGCAGAAAAAGTGGATGAGGCAAGAAGATGCCACTTATGTTGCAGTGCATTGTATGCGAATTCGCGAAAATGATGTCGGGTTTAGG GTGTACAAATGGATGATGCAACAACATTGGTATCGttttgattttgctcttgctACCAAGTTAGCAGATTACATGGGTAAAGAGCGAAAATTCTCAAAGTGTAGGGATATATTTGATGATATAATTAATCAGGGGCGTGTGCCTAGTGAATCTACATTTCATATATTGGTTGTTGCATATCTTAGTGCATCGGTTCAAGGTTGCTTGGAGGAAGCATGTGGCATTTACAATCGTATGATTCAGTTGGGAGGCTACCAGCCCCGGCTTAGCTTGCACAATTCTCTCTTCAAAGCCCTTGTCAGCAAACCTGGAACCTCTTCGAAACATTACCTAAAGCAGGCtgagtttatttttcataatttggTAACAACTGGACTCGAGATTCACAAGGATATTTATAGTGGCTTAATCTGGCTACATAGCTGTCAGGATACTATAGATAAAGAGAGGATGACATCATTAAGGAAAGAAATGCAACAAGCTGGAATTGAGGTGGGCAGAGATGTGCTTGTGTCTATCTTGAGAGCTTGCTCAAAGGAGGGGGATGTGGAGGAAGCAGAAAGTACTTGGCTCAAACTTCTCCAGCTTGACGTTGGTCTCCCATATCAGGCATATGTTTATAAAATGGAAGCCTATTCAAAGGTTGGAGAACCTAGGAGATCCCTGGAGATATTCAGGGAGATGAAAGAACAGTTGGGTTCAGCCAATGCTGTGGCATATCATAAAGTCATAG GTCTATGTAAAGCTCAAGAAGTTGAACTTGCAGAGTCCCTCATGACCGATTTCATTAACACTGTTTTGAGACTTTCATGCCATCTTATTATTGAT TTAATGAACATGTACTTCAACTTAGGCTCACATGACAAATTGGAATCAGCTTTCTTCCAGTGCCTTGAGAGATGTCGACCCAGCCGTACGATTTATTCTATATACTTGGATTCTTTGGTGAAAGTTGGTAATCTTGATAAAGCTGAGGAGATCTTTGACCAAATGCAGAGTAATGGGCCAACTGGTATTAACTCTCGGTCCTGCAACACCATATTAAGCGGATACCTATCATCTGGAGATTATGTCAAGgcagaaaaaatatttgatcTGATGTGCCAGAAGAAATATGATGTTGACTCCCCATTGATGGAAAAGATTGACTATGTCTTGAGCTTGAGCAGAAAAGTAGTTAAGAGACCTGTAAGCCTGAAGCTGAGCAAAGAACAACGAGAAGTTTTAGTAGGTATGCTGTTGGGTGGTTTGCAGATTGAGTCAGATGAAGACAGGAAGAATCACATGATCCGGTTTGAGTTCAGTGAGAATTCTAGCACACATTCTCTGTTAAGGAGACATATGTATGATCAATACCACGAGTGGCTACATCCTTCTTGTAAAACCAGTGAGAGTACTGATGACATACCATATAACTTTTCAACCATCTCGCATTCTTATTTAGGTTTCTACGCGGACCAGTTTTGGCCAAAAGGTAGACAGGTGATTCCAAAGCTAATCCATAGATGGTTGACACCCTGTGCTCTTGCCTACTGGTATATGTATGGGGGCCACAGGACTTCATCAGGTGACATATTGTTGAAGATAAAGGGAAATGAAGAGGGTGTTGAGAAGATTGTCAGAGCCTTGAAGGCAAAGTCCCTGGATTGCAAGGTGAAGAGGAAGGGGAGATATTTTTGGATTGGTTTTCTGGGAAGTAATTCTACGTGGTTCTGGAAATTAGTAGAACCTTATATTCTAGATGACTTGAAGCATCTTTTAAAAGGTGGCCAAATCTCAGATAACAGCGCGgttgaaactgaaaacatcAACTTTGGTAGTGGGTCTGATACTGATGAGAATGCTTCTGAATCTGATCACACTGATAATGATAATAATTTGTAG